The Candidatus Nomurabacteria bacterium genome has a segment encoding these proteins:
- the recR gene encoding recombination protein RecR, whose protein sequence is MSELDELTEFFKNFPGIGDRQARRFSYYFSKLGKATRERFIDKLSSVSDMVSECKMCRRVHMKSGAEVCDICSDSTRETSLLLVLEKDSDFENINITRKYDGLYFILGGTIPISHKIPTYIKLGDLEKRIKEGIDSGDLKEVILAFSLNRDGENTREYVEDFISQKFGNAIKISKLGRGLSSGSEIEYSDGDTLEYALKGRS, encoded by the coding sequence ATGAGTGAACTGGACGAGCTAACAGAGTTTTTCAAAAATTTTCCTGGTATTGGTGACAGACAAGCTAGGCGTTTTTCTTATTATTTTTCGAAACTCGGCAAAGCAACAAGAGAAAGGTTTATAGATAAGCTTTCTTCTGTCAGTGATATGGTTTCTGAGTGTAAGATGTGTCGTAGAGTTCATATGAAAAGTGGTGCCGAAGTTTGTGATATATGTAGCGATAGTACTAGAGAAACCAGCCTTCTTTTGGTTTTGGAAAAAGATTCTGATTTCGAAAATATAAATATAACTCGAAAATATGACGGACTTTATTTTATACTTGGTGGCACTATACCTATTTCTCACAAAATTCCAACTTATATAAAGCTAGGAGATCTAGAAAAAAGAATAAAAGAAGGAATAGATTCTGGAGACTTGAAAGAAGTCATACTTGCCTTCTCCCTCAATCGTGATGGAGAAAATACAAGAGAATATGTAGAGGACTTTATAAGCCAAAAGTTCGGGAATGCTATAAAAATATCGAAGCTTGGAAGAGGCTTGTCGAGCGGTAGTGAAATAGAGTATTCTGACGGAGATACACTCGAATACGCACTAAAAGGAAGATCATAA
- the dnaB gene encoding replicative DNA helicase, whose amino-acid sequence MAKDRENYYAIPPQDLDAERAVIGSILIRPGAMNELVTKVTHFMFYHEKHRNIYKLMLELYNQGEAIDIITLSSKAKEKNIDEKIGGSRYLTELTREVPSSANVHHYASIVEKKHIQRRLIEAAQDISTIASENAADDIENILNKAESKIFEITQGVNKSKYVTLKEALRETWEELEHLHEHKDELRGIPTGFKELDNMLAGLQRSDLVILAARPSVGKTTLALDIARQTSIHFGSAVGVFSLEMSASQLTQRMLAAESQVSAWNLRTGNISSDKDFQIIGEALDRLAKAKIYIDDMAANNIVSMRSTARRWKSEHGLDLIIVDYLQLMASTKDHDSMVNQVTEISRSLKQLARELNVPVLALSQLSRAVESRGGKPRLSDLRDSGSIEQDADVVMFLHREDKYKDESEKTNIVQVLIEKHRNGPTGVVNLFFDQKKTTYLSIDKTTDEAMSYSSIAGQSLDDF is encoded by the coding sequence ATGGCAAAAGATAGAGAAAACTATTATGCTATCCCACCTCAAGATCTCGATGCAGAGAGGGCTGTTATAGGTTCTATTCTGATAAGACCTGGTGCGATGAATGAACTAGTTACGAAAGTAACGCATTTCATGTTTTATCATGAGAAGCATCGCAATATATACAAGCTTATGCTTGAACTATACAACCAGGGAGAAGCTATCGACATAATCACACTCTCGTCCAAAGCAAAAGAAAAAAATATAGATGAGAAGATTGGTGGATCTAGGTATCTAACAGAACTAACTAGAGAGGTTCCAAGTTCTGCCAATGTTCATCACTACGCTTCTATCGTAGAAAAAAAGCATATCCAAAGAAGACTCATAGAAGCAGCACAAGATATATCTACAATCGCATCAGAAAACGCTGCCGATGATATAGAAAATATCCTAAACAAAGCCGAGTCAAAAATATTTGAAATAACTCAAGGTGTAAACAAAAGCAAATACGTAACACTAAAAGAAGCCTTGCGAGAAACATGGGAAGAACTCGAGCACTTACATGAACACAAAGACGAGCTTCGTGGTATTCCAACTGGCTTCAAAGAACTCGACAACATGCTCGCAGGTCTACAACGTTCTGACCTTGTTATCCTAGCCGCAAGACCATCTGTCGGTAAGACTACCCTTGCCCTAGATATTGCACGACAAACTTCTATACACTTTGGTTCTGCTGTTGGAGTATTTTCTCTCGAGATGAGCGCCTCACAGCTAACACAGAGAATGCTTGCCGCGGAATCACAAGTTTCTGCTTGGAATCTTCGAACCGGTAACATATCTTCTGACAAAGATTTCCAGATTATAGGAGAAGCGCTAGATAGATTGGCCAAGGCAAAGATATATATAGACGACATGGCAGCGAACAATATAGTTTCGATGAGAAGTACAGCTAGAAGATGGAAGTCAGAACACGGACTAGATCTTATAATCGTTGACTACCTACAGCTTATGGCATCAACCAAAGACCACGATTCTATGGTTAACCAAGTTACAGAAATATCTAGATCACTAAAACAACTCGCAAGAGAACTCAACGTTCCCGTTCTTGCCCTATCACAGCTTTCTCGTGCAGTTGAGTCTCGTGGCGGTAAACCTAGACTTTCTGATCTTCGTGACTCTGGTTCTATCGAGCAGGATGCTGATGTCGTTATGTTCCTACACAGAGAAGACAAGTACAAAGATGAGTCAGAAAAAACAAATATCGTCCAAGTTCTAATCGAAAAGCACAGAAATGGTCCAACAGGTGTAGTAAATCTATTCTTCGACCAAAAGAAAACAACTTACTTGTCTATCGACAAAACTACAGACGAAGCTATGTCTTATAGTTCTATTGCAGGACAAAGTTTAGATGATTTCTAA
- the rplU gene encoding 50S ribosomal protein L21: MTEKKGKNKDIEFAIIEAGGKQYKVSPGEIIVIEKLGDDLEEGKSVVFDKVLLVDDGKGATTIGDPYIKGAKVSAKFLENGRGKKVTVVKYKAKSNYHKKNGHRQPNSKIEIVSIK; the protein is encoded by the coding sequence ATGACTGAGAAGAAAGGTAAAAATAAAGACATAGAATTTGCTATTATCGAAGCAGGCGGCAAACAATACAAAGTCTCACCAGGAGAAATAATCGTGATAGAAAAGCTTGGAGACGACCTAGAAGAAGGTAAAAGTGTAGTGTTTGACAAGGTGCTTTTGGTAGATGATGGCAAAGGAGCAACAACTATCGGAGACCCTTATATCAAAGGTGCGAAAGTTAGTGCAAAGTTTCTAGAAAACGGTAGAGGAAAGAAAGTTACAGTTGTAAAATACAAAGCAAAGAGTAACTACCACAAGAAAAACGGACACAGACAACCAAACTCAAAAATAGAAATAGTTTCAATCAAATAA
- a CDS encoding cysteine--tRNA ligase, which translates to MENIYLYNTLSKKKETLSKKSGDTITMYNCGPTVYNFPHIGNLRAYILSDIIRRTYEINGFSVKQVINITDIGHLQSDGDEGEDKMTKALEREGKPFTLEAMREVAEFYAEAFKKDLKDLNIETPEYMPFASDSIDEYIDIIKKIYDSSNAYTNEDGVYFDTASIESYGKLGGLTPSEQSEERISGANKKNSADFALWKFSKNDIGYESPWGKGFPGWHIECSGMIRKFLGETIDIHTGGIDHIPVHHNNEIAQSETANHKELAHIWVHGAFVTIKDERIAKSLGNIITLEDIKKSGINPLSYRLWLMSATYQKEVSFSWEALRSADKALSRSYEVFDSLREDGEVDEKIVEKYKKEALSLINDNLDTPSFIALFWEVIRSQEIEDVTKKTLILFFDRVLGLGFSDRTGEEIPEEINELVRQRIEAREAKDYSKGDEIRDKIESLGYTIKDTENGTIVKKK; encoded by the coding sequence ATGGAAAATATATATTTATACAACACATTATCCAAGAAAAAAGAGACTTTGTCAAAGAAGTCCGGTGATACCATAACCATGTATAACTGTGGTCCTACGGTATATAACTTCCCTCACATAGGTAATCTTAGGGCATACATACTATCTGACATCATAAGAAGAACTTATGAAATAAATGGCTTTTCTGTAAAACAAGTAATCAATATAACTGATATAGGACACCTCCAAAGTGATGGTGATGAAGGTGAAGACAAGATGACAAAAGCTCTAGAGAGAGAAGGTAAACCTTTTACTCTAGAAGCTATGAGAGAGGTTGCTGAATTCTACGCCGAGGCGTTCAAAAAAGATCTCAAAGATCTCAACATAGAAACTCCAGAATATATGCCTTTTGCAAGTGACAGCATAGATGAGTATATCGATATAATAAAAAAGATATATGACTCTTCTAACGCCTATACCAACGAAGATGGCGTTTATTTCGATACAGCTTCTATAGAATCTTATGGAAAGCTTGGCGGGCTAACACCTAGTGAACAATCCGAAGAAAGAATAAGTGGTGCCAACAAGAAAAACAGCGCAGACTTTGCACTATGGAAGTTTTCTAAAAACGATATTGGTTATGAATCTCCTTGGGGCAAAGGTTTTCCCGGCTGGCACATAGAATGTTCTGGGATGATCAGGAAGTTTTTGGGAGAAACTATCGATATACACACAGGAGGAATAGACCACATACCGGTTCACCATAACAACGAGATTGCTCAGTCAGAAACAGCCAACCACAAAGAACTTGCTCATATATGGGTTCACGGGGCTTTTGTGACTATAAAAGACGAAAGGATCGCTAAGTCTTTGGGCAACATCATAACTCTAGAAGATATAAAAAAGTCTGGTATCAACCCACTTTCTTATAGGTTGTGGCTTATGAGTGCTACTTATCAGAAAGAAGTTTCATTTTCTTGGGAAGCACTACGGTCTGCGGATAAGGCTCTATCTAGATCTTATGAGGTATTTGATTCTTTGAGAGAAGATGGAGAGGTTGATGAAAAGATTGTAGAAAAATACAAAAAAGAAGCTCTTTCTCTTATAAACGACAATCTAGACACTCCTTCTTTCATCGCTCTTTTCTGGGAAGTTATCAGGTCTCAGGAAATTGAAGACGTAACAAAGAAAACACTAATTCTGTTTTTTGATCGTGTTTTGGGGCTAGGATTTTCTGATAGAACAGGCGAAGAAATACCAGAAGAAATAAATGAGCTTGTTAGACAAAGAATAGAAGCTAGAGAAGCCAAAGACTACAGTAAAGGCGACGAGATAAGAGATAAGATAGAGTCTCTCGGCTATACAATCAAAGACACCGAAAACGGGACTATCGTCAAAAAGAAATAG